Proteins co-encoded in one Flavobacterium fluviale genomic window:
- a CDS encoding LacI family DNA-binding transcriptional regulator has product MKRKITLKQIAKELDVSISTVSKSLRNSLEIGEETRLKVQAFAKFYNYKPNNIALSLKNRKTKSIGIIIPEIVHYFFSTVINGIEQVANENGYSVVICLSDDSFDKEVLNMEMLANGSIDGFIMSLSKETQYKGDFHHITEVINQGMPVVMFDRVTNDILCDKVIIDDKAAAYEAVQSLIDNGRKKIALVTTVDYVSVGKLRTDGYEKALLDNGIPFNEDLIIKIEDVDTCEITISQLLHDRAFDAVFAVNELFAVTIIKTASKMGLKVPEDLAVIAFTDGIISKYSTPSITTVSQSGEKMGNKAAKMLIERLEAEHDDDEEENENYTTEVIETHLIKRESTD; this is encoded by the coding sequence ATGAAACGCAAAATAACCCTAAAACAGATTGCAAAGGAACTTGACGTATCCATTTCAACTGTCTCAAAATCACTTAGAAACAGTCTTGAAATTGGCGAAGAAACGCGCTTAAAAGTGCAGGCTTTTGCAAAGTTTTACAACTATAAACCTAACAATATTGCCCTTAGTTTAAAGAACCGAAAAACCAAAAGTATTGGTATTATCATTCCTGAAATTGTACATTATTTTTTCTCTACGGTAATCAACGGAATCGAGCAGGTTGCGAACGAAAATGGTTATAGTGTTGTCATCTGTTTATCTGATGATTCTTTTGATAAAGAAGTACTAAATATGGAGATGTTAGCCAACGGTAGCATCGACGGTTTTATCATGTCTCTTTCTAAAGAAACACAATACAAAGGTGATTTTCATCACATTACAGAAGTAATTAATCAAGGAATGCCGGTTGTTATGTTCGACCGCGTGACCAATGATATTTTGTGCGATAAAGTGATTATTGATGATAAGGCAGCAGCATATGAAGCCGTTCAAAGTTTAATTGACAATGGCAGAAAAAAAATCGCTTTAGTAACAACTGTCGATTACGTAAGTGTCGGAAAACTAAGAACTGACGGTTATGAAAAAGCACTTTTAGACAACGGAATTCCGTTCAATGAAGATTTAATCATTAAAATTGAAGACGTTGATACCTGTGAAATCACTATCAGCCAGCTTTTACACGACAGAGCTTTTGATGCTGTTTTTGCTGTAAATGAGCTTTTTGCAGTAACGATTATCAAAACCGCATCAAAAATGGGATTAAAAGTCCCAGAAGATTTAGCTGTAATTGCTTTTACTGACGGAATCATCTCCAAATATTCTACTCCAAGTATTACAACAGTTAGTCAGAGTGGTGAAAAAATGGGAAATAAAGCCGCTAAAATGCTTATTGAAAGACTCGAAGCTGAACACGATGACGACGAGGAAGAAAATGAAAATTATACGACAGAAGTTATCGAAACGCATCTTATTAAAAGAGAATCAACCGATTAA
- a CDS encoding MFS transporter, translating into MEKRKLSFWEIWNMSFGFLGIQMGFALQNANASRILQIFGADVHELSWFWIIAPLMGLIVQPIIGHYSDKTWGRFGRRKPFFLVGAILASVGLILMPQANIFISILPALWVGAGMLMIMDASFNIAMEPFRALVGDNLRTDQRTAGFSIQTSLIGFGAVIGSALPYVLTKYFHVSNSTVPGSVPLNLTLSFIIGAAVLIGSILVTLFTTKEYTPEELANFEDPQNDAISDSEEKSKITDIFTDFAKMPTTMRQLSWVQFFSWFGLFGMWVFTTPAIAHHIYGLPLSDTSSQQYQDAGDWVGILFGVYNLVSAIIALFFLPYIAKKIGRKSTHALSLIIGGIGLISIYFMPNEDWVVLPMILIGVAWASILAMPYAILAGSIAPKKMGVYMGIFNFFVVIPQIVNALIGGPIVKYLYNGDAIYALITSGVSFLIAALLVYKVKDVDDTIVKS; encoded by the coding sequence ATGGAAAAGCGTAAATTAAGTTTCTGGGAAATTTGGAACATGAGTTTTGGTTTCTTGGGAATACAAATGGGGTTTGCACTTCAAAATGCAAATGCCAGCAGAATTCTTCAAATTTTTGGTGCCGACGTACATGAACTTTCATGGTTCTGGATTATTGCTCCCCTTATGGGATTAATAGTGCAGCCAATCATTGGTCATTACAGCGATAAAACATGGGGAAGATTCGGCAGACGAAAGCCGTTTTTTCTTGTAGGCGCTATTTTAGCTTCAGTCGGATTAATTTTAATGCCGCAAGCTAATATTTTCATTTCAATTTTACCGGCTTTATGGGTTGGTGCCGGAATGTTAATGATCATGGATGCTTCTTTCAACATTGCCATGGAGCCATTTCGCGCTCTTGTTGGTGATAATTTAAGAACAGATCAGCGAACTGCAGGTTTCAGTATTCAAACCTCTTTAATTGGTTTTGGAGCTGTAATTGGTTCCGCATTGCCTTATGTTTTAACAAAGTACTTTCATGTTTCAAACAGCACAGTTCCGGGGAGCGTACCTTTAAATTTAACTTTATCGTTTATCATTGGCGCTGCAGTTTTAATTGGTTCGATCTTAGTGACCTTATTCACAACAAAAGAGTACACACCAGAAGAGTTAGCAAACTTTGAAGATCCGCAAAATGATGCAATTTCTGATTCTGAGGAAAAATCAAAAATCACAGACATTTTTACCGATTTTGCAAAAATGCCAACAACAATGCGTCAGCTGAGCTGGGTGCAGTTTTTCTCTTGGTTTGGATTATTTGGAATGTGGGTTTTTACAACGCCGGCAATCGCACACCATATTTACGGTTTACCATTAAGCGATACTTCAAGCCAGCAATATCAGGATGCCGGTGACTGGGTCGGAATTCTATTTGGTGTTTACAACTTAGTTTCTGCTATTATCGCTTTATTCTTCTTACCGTACATCGCTAAAAAAATCGGAAGAAAATCAACTCACGCACTTTCACTAATTATTGGTGGAATCGGATTAATCTCTATCTATTTTATGCCAAATGAAGACTGGGTTGTACTGCCAATGATTTTAATTGGAGTTGCCTGGGCGAGTATCCTGGCAATGCCTTACGCCATTCTTGCAGGATCAATTGCTCCAAAAAAGATGGGAGTTTACATGGGAATCTTCAACTTCTTTGTTGTTATTCCACAAATTGTAAATGCCTTAATTGGAGGTCCAATTGTAAAATACCTTTACAATGGAGACGCAATTTATGCCCTAATTACCAGCGGAGTAAGTTTTTTAATTGCCGCTCTTTTAGTCTACAAAGTAAAAGATGTAGATGACACTATTGTAAAATCATAA
- the pgmB gene encoding beta-phosphoglucomutase: MNKKAFIFDLDGVIVDTAKYHFLAWQKIAQALNINFTHEDNELLKGVSRVRSLDIILGLGNVEASQEDKDKWLIQKNEDYLSYLVDMDESEILPGVAKILKLLKDKNQGIALGSASKNARPILEKTGILSYFDVIVDGNDVTNAKPDPEVFLKAAQLLNIDPKDSIVFEDSVAGIQAANIAEMVSVGIGEETILHEADYIFKDFTQIETSFIEELIG; the protein is encoded by the coding sequence ATGAACAAAAAAGCCTTCATATTCGATCTTGACGGAGTAATCGTTGATACCGCTAAATACCACTTTTTAGCATGGCAGAAAATTGCACAAGCATTAAATATAAATTTTACACATGAAGACAACGAACTTTTAAAAGGCGTGAGCCGCGTTCGTTCGTTAGATATTATACTCGGATTAGGAAATGTTGAGGCTTCTCAGGAAGACAAAGACAAATGGCTGATTCAGAAAAACGAAGATTATTTATCCTATTTAGTTGACATGGACGAAAGTGAGATTCTTCCAGGAGTTGCTAAAATTCTAAAACTATTAAAAGATAAAAACCAAGGAATTGCATTGGGTTCTGCGAGTAAAAATGCCCGACCAATTCTTGAAAAAACTGGAATTCTTTCGTATTTCGATGTTATTGTTGACGGTAACGATGTTACCAATGCAAAACCAGATCCAGAAGTTTTCTTAAAAGCGGCTCAATTATTAAATATTGATCCAAAAGATTCAATTGTATTTGAAGATTCTGTTGCCGGAATTCAGGCAGCAAATATTGCAGAAATGGTAAGTGTGGGAATTGGTGAGGAAACAATTTTACATGAAGCTGACTATATTTTTAAAGATTTTACCCAAATCGAAACAAGCTTTATTGAAGAGTTAATTGGATAA
- a CDS encoding SusC/RagA family TonB-linked outer membrane protein yields the protein MKTIYKKLLFLFLLLPFTVLAQSTLSGTVTDLATGQQIPGVNVNVQGAAGGTSTDFDGKFQLPNLKNGDKILVSFIGYKSETIVFNGQKNLAVSLSEDTNQLQEVVVQVGYGTVKKKDATGSVSQISAKEFNKGINVTPESLIGGRIAGVNVVGGGAPGAKADIRIRGGSSLSASNDPLIILDGLPLSNAVPSGATSILSTIDPNDIESFTVLKDASAAAIYGSRAASGVIVITTKKGTKGGVKVNFSSQVGINTVANTVDVLSADQFRNLINTLGNDAQKATMGTASTNWQNEIFNTALTTNNNISVSGALFNKLPVRLSVGNVNNPGILRNTSFERTTTSISLNPVLFDNHLKIDISGNLSFSKNQFQDENAVIGSAISFDPTQSPYQAGSRYGGYFEWLEPNGNIALLPAKNPVARLNQEDKRSKSTRKWGNISIDYKFHFFEDLRFVAEAGIDRFDSSGYNRQSTESILGFQPVAFTAPGYVNLGNYDTYTDDLQNKNLNTYFVYTKNLGKLKLDATAGYNYQLFQKEKYQSGALTQPVETRNEDVITDPDVNLQSFFGRLNLGWDSRYLLTLNYRRDGTSRFSEENRWGNFMGGAFAWNVAEESFLKDNETLSSLKLRVGYGTTGQQDIAPQYDYLRRVTLGTISTQYVFNGVVYRTARPEGYNQNIKWEELAEMNIGVDFGFLNDRITGSVNYFDKKSTDLLADVLVPDGANLRNQGFNNIGNLRTKGLEFSLQSDVVKNDNLTWNVAVNATYIDQKIENLGQTVEGFQGYEVGDNIQGGNGNKILINTVGYAPNSFFVYEQLYDANKKPIAGAYVDRNGDGKIDASDRYRYKKPTADYTFGLFSTLNYKKFDFTMNWRASLGNYIFDNVNSNLGYSDQALRRDNDLSNLSTDYLNTGFKFEDNGTQRYLSNYYIKDASFIKLDNVTLGYTLDKSLLKDVSLRFSAGVQNVFVLTKYDGLDPEKFNGIDGNVYPRARTYLFGVNASF from the coding sequence ATGAAAACAATTTACAAAAAGTTGTTATTTTTATTCCTTCTGCTTCCGTTTACTGTGTTAGCTCAAAGCACTTTAAGTGGAACAGTAACTGATCTTGCCACAGGTCAGCAAATTCCGGGAGTAAATGTAAATGTACAAGGTGCCGCAGGAGGTACCTCTACTGATTTTGATGGTAAATTCCAATTACCTAATCTAAAAAATGGAGACAAGATTTTGGTTTCATTTATCGGATACAAATCAGAGACTATTGTATTTAATGGTCAAAAAAACTTAGCAGTTTCTTTAAGCGAAGATACAAATCAATTACAAGAAGTTGTAGTACAGGTAGGTTATGGTACTGTTAAGAAAAAAGATGCTACAGGTTCTGTATCTCAAATTTCTGCTAAAGAATTTAATAAAGGTATTAACGTAACTCCTGAAAGCTTAATCGGCGGACGTATCGCTGGTGTTAATGTTGTAGGTGGAGGAGCTCCTGGAGCAAAAGCTGATATTAGAATTCGTGGAGGATCTTCTTTAAGTGCATCAAACGACCCTTTAATTATTTTAGACGGACTTCCGTTAAGTAACGCTGTTCCAAGTGGTGCTACAAGTATCTTGTCTACTATTGATCCTAATGATATTGAGTCGTTCACGGTTCTTAAAGATGCTTCTGCAGCTGCTATTTACGGTTCTCGTGCAGCAAGTGGTGTAATCGTAATTACAACTAAAAAAGGTACTAAAGGTGGTGTAAAAGTTAATTTTAGTTCTCAAGTTGGTATTAATACAGTTGCTAATACAGTTGATGTTTTAAGCGCAGATCAATTCCGTAATCTAATAAATACATTAGGAAATGACGCTCAAAAAGCAACAATGGGTACGGCAAGTACAAATTGGCAGAATGAAATTTTCAACACAGCTCTAACAACAAACAACAATATCTCTGTAAGCGGTGCTTTATTTAATAAATTACCAGTTCGTTTATCTGTTGGTAATGTTAATAATCCTGGAATCTTAAGAAACACTTCTTTTGAAAGAACTACGACATCGATATCGTTAAATCCAGTTTTATTTGATAATCATTTGAAAATTGATATTAGCGGAAACTTATCTTTCAGTAAAAATCAATTTCAGGATGAAAACGCTGTTATTGGTTCAGCAATTAGTTTTGATCCAACACAATCACCTTATCAAGCAGGTTCTCGTTATGGAGGATATTTTGAATGGCTGGAGCCAAACGGAAACATAGCATTGTTACCAGCTAAAAACCCAGTTGCAAGATTAAACCAAGAAGATAAAAGATCTAAATCTACTAGAAAATGGGGTAATATTAGTATTGACTATAAATTCCACTTCTTCGAAGATTTGAGATTTGTTGCCGAAGCGGGTATTGACAGATTTGATAGCAGCGGATACAACAGACAAAGTACAGAAAGTATTTTAGGATTCCAGCCAGTTGCTTTTACAGCTCCGGGTTATGTAAATTTAGGAAACTACGATACTTATACTGATGATCTTCAAAATAAAAATTTAAATACTTATTTTGTTTATACTAAAAATTTAGGGAAACTTAAATTGGATGCTACTGCCGGATATAACTATCAGTTGTTCCAAAAAGAAAAATACCAGTCAGGAGCTTTAACACAGCCTGTCGAAACTAGAAATGAAGATGTTATTACTGACCCGGATGTTAATTTACAATCGTTCTTTGGACGTTTAAATTTAGGTTGGGATAGTAGATATTTATTGACTTTAAACTACAGAAGAGACGGAACTTCTCGTTTCTCTGAAGAAAACAGATGGGGTAATTTTATGGGAGGAGCTTTTGCATGGAATGTTGCTGAAGAATCTTTCCTTAAAGATAACGAAACACTTTCTAGTTTAAAATTAAGAGTTGGTTATGGTACTACAGGACAACAAGACATAGCTCCTCAATACGATTATTTACGAAGAGTTACATTAGGTACAATTAGTACTCAGTATGTTTTTAATGGTGTTGTGTACAGAACTGCAAGACCAGAAGGTTACAACCAAAACATCAAATGGGAAGAATTGGCTGAGATGAATATTGGAGTTGATTTTGGATTCTTAAATGATAGAATTACGGGATCTGTTAACTATTTCGATAAAAAATCAACAGACTTATTAGCAGATGTATTAGTCCCAGATGGTGCAAACTTAAGAAACCAAGGTTTTAATAATATTGGTAATTTAAGAACAAAAGGACTTGAGTTCAGTTTACAGTCTGATGTGGTTAAAAATGACAACTTAACTTGGAATGTTGCTGTGAATGCTACCTATATAGATCAAAAAATTGAGAATTTAGGTCAGACTGTTGAAGGTTTCCAAGGTTATGAAGTAGGAGATAACATTCAAGGAGGAAATGGAAACAAAATACTTATTAATACTGTTGGATATGCACCAAACTCATTCTTTGTATATGAGCAATTATACGATGCAAACAAAAAACCAATTGCAGGTGCTTATGTAGATAGAAACGGAGATGGTAAAATTGATGCTTCTGACCGTTACAGATACAAAAAACCAACAGCAGATTATACATTTGGCCTATTCTCAACTTTAAACTACAAAAAGTTTGATTTTACAATGAACTGGAGAGCAAGTTTAGGAAATTACATTTTTGATAACGTAAATTCTAACTTAGGATATTCGGATCAGGCTTTAAGAAGAGATAATGATTTGTCTAATCTGAGTACTGATTACTTAAACACTGGTTTCAAATTTGAAGACAATGGCACGCAACGTTATTTGTCTAACTATTACATAAAAGATGCTTCTTTTATCAAGTTAGATAACGTGACTCTTGGATATACTTTAGATAAATCTTTATTAAAAGATGTTTCTTTAAGATTCTCAGCGGGTGTTCAAAATGTTTTTGTACTTACAAAATACGATGGTTTAGATCCGGAGAAATTCAACGGAATTGATGGTAACGTTTATCCAAGAGCAAGAACTTACTTGTTTGGAGTAAATGCAAGTTTCTAA
- a CDS encoding glycoside hydrolase family 97 protein, translating into MKNLFFASLILFAFSTVATAQQLKSPEGKFVMEFSLQNDGTPTYNLKYKNKEVVKTSKLGLELKDDKKSLLNDFTVVDTKTTAFDETWKPVWGEVDHIRNHYNELAVTLNQKGTDRQIVIRFRLFDDGLGFRYEFPAQKNLTYFTIKEERSQFAMTGDHTAFWIPGDYDTQEYDYTKSKLSEIRGLSEKAYTANVSQKNFSPTGVQTSLMLKTNDGIYINLHEAALIDYSCMHLNLDDKNLVFESWLTPDAKGDKGYMQAPSHSPWRTIMVSDDAREILASKMTYNLNDPSKIDETSWIKPVKYVGVWWEMITGKSSWSYTNDYPTVQLGVTDFAKAKPNGTHGANNANVKKYIDFAAANGFDAVLVEGWNEGWEDWFGHSKDYVFDFLTPYPDFDVKGLHEYAKSKGVKIIMHHETSGSVRNYERHMDAAYKFMNDNGYDAVKSGYVGDILPRGENHYSQWIVNHYQYAIEKAADYKIMVNAHEAVRPTGIARTYPNLIGNEAARGTEYQAFGGSKPNHVTVLPFTRLIGGPMDYTPGIFEMDISKMNPENTSHVNSTIANQLALYVTMYSPLQMAADTPENYNRFPDAFQFIKDVAVDWSESKYIEAEPGDFITVARKAKGTNNWFVGNVNGETPRTSNIDFSFLEKGKKYTATIYADAKDAHYKTNPQAYTIKKIAVTNKSKLSQLSAPGGGYAISIIENK; encoded by the coding sequence ATGAAAAACTTATTTTTCGCAAGTTTAATTTTGTTTGCGTTTAGCACCGTTGCAACAGCGCAGCAATTAAAATCACCCGAAGGCAAGTTCGTAATGGAATTTTCTCTTCAAAACGACGGAACTCCAACCTACAATTTAAAATACAAAAACAAAGAAGTTGTAAAAACCAGTAAATTAGGTCTTGAACTTAAAGATGATAAAAAATCTTTGTTAAACGATTTTACGGTTGTTGATACTAAAACTACAGCTTTTGATGAAACTTGGAAACCAGTTTGGGGAGAAGTAGATCACATCAGAAATCATTATAACGAATTAGCTGTTACCTTAAATCAAAAAGGAACAGACAGACAAATCGTAATTCGTTTCCGTTTATTCGATGACGGTTTAGGATTTAGATATGAATTCCCTGCTCAAAAGAATCTTACTTACTTTACTATTAAAGAAGAAAGATCTCAATTTGCAATGACTGGAGATCATACTGCTTTCTGGATTCCAGGAGATTACGATACTCAGGAATACGATTATACAAAATCGAAATTATCTGAAATCAGAGGTTTATCTGAAAAAGCATATACAGCAAACGTTTCTCAAAAGAACTTTTCTCCAACTGGAGTTCAGACTTCTTTGATGTTAAAAACGAATGATGGAATCTACATCAACTTACACGAAGCTGCTTTGATTGACTATTCTTGTATGCACTTGAATTTAGACGATAAAAATCTTGTTTTCGAATCTTGGTTAACTCCAGATGCAAAAGGCGACAAAGGTTATATGCAGGCTCCAAGCCATTCGCCGTGGCGAACAATTATGGTGAGCGATGACGCTAGAGAAATCTTAGCTTCAAAAATGACTTATAACTTAAACGATCCTTCAAAAATCGACGAGACTTCTTGGATTAAACCAGTAAAATACGTTGGTGTTTGGTGGGAAATGATTACAGGAAAAAGTTCTTGGTCATACACAAATGATTATCCAACAGTACAATTGGGAGTTACTGATTTCGCAAAAGCAAAACCAAACGGAACACACGGAGCAAACAACGCTAACGTAAAAAAATACATTGATTTTGCTGCTGCAAATGGTTTCGATGCTGTTTTGGTTGAAGGTTGGAACGAAGGTTGGGAAGACTGGTTTGGGCATTCTAAAGATTATGTTTTTGATTTCTTGACTCCTTACCCGGATTTTGATGTAAAAGGTCTGCACGAATACGCAAAATCTAAAGGTGTAAAAATCATCATGCACCACGAGACTTCAGGTTCTGTTCGTAACTACGAGCGCCATATGGATGCAGCTTATAAATTCATGAACGATAACGGATACGATGCTGTAAAAAGCGGTTATGTTGGAGATATTTTACCTCGCGGTGAAAACCACTACAGCCAATGGATTGTGAACCATTATCAATATGCAATTGAAAAAGCGGCTGATTATAAAATTATGGTGAACGCTCACGAAGCAGTTCGCCCAACAGGAATTGCAAGAACGTATCCTAACTTAATTGGAAACGAAGCTGCAAGAGGAACAGAATATCAAGCTTTTGGAGGTTCTAAACCAAATCACGTTACGGTTTTACCATTTACACGTTTAATTGGTGGACCAATGGATTATACGCCTGGAATCTTCGAAATGGATATCAGCAAAATGAATCCTGAAAATACATCTCATGTAAATAGTACCATTGCAAACCAATTGGCTTTATACGTTACTATGTACAGTCCGTTGCAAATGGCTGCTGATACTCCAGAGAACTACAATCGTTTTCCAGATGCATTCCAATTCATTAAAGATGTAGCGGTAGACTGGTCTGAAAGTAAATATATCGAGGCTGAACCTGGAGATTTTATCACAGTTGCACGTAAAGCAAAAGGAACAAACAACTGGTTCGTTGGAAACGTAAATGGAGAAACTCCTCGTACCTCAAACATCGATTTCAGTTTCCTTGAAAAAGGTAA
- a CDS encoding glycoside hydrolase family 65 protein, translating to MNQDYIKPDNWSIIEEGFDAERVKSSESLFSIGNGAMGQRANFEETYSAETFQGSYIAGIYYPDKTKVGWWKNGYPKYFAKVLNAPNWIGIDIEINEENLDLNTCTEVRNFRRELNMKEGWYNRSFEAVLKNGTEIAVNVRRFLSLDLDEAGIIKYEITPLNKDAKIVYKPYVDAGVTNEDANWEEKFWEPLEVKKGTNEAFVTAQTFKTHFKVTTFMHNTILANDEDIHVSPSTIDSTADKVQYTYGTIIAKGQTSAIQKIGGYTVSLNHENTLAAAEKVIKSAVNSGYDALLQNQIEAWAKIWEMSDITIDGDVKAQQGIRFNIFQLNQTYLGKDSRLNIGPKGFTGEKYGGSTYWDTEAYCIPFYMATKDQQVARNLLTYRYNQLDKAIENAKDNLGFKNGAALYPMVTMNGEECHNEWEITHEEIHRNGAIAFAIYNYYRYTGDYSYIPEKGLEVLIGIARFWHQRASFSKQKNQYVILGVTGPNEYENNINNNFYTNYIAKWCIDFAAEQIEKVGSEYPADHKRILEKVSLSAEEIQEWKKVADDMYFPTSKELGIYLQQDGFLDKDLVPVKDLDRSQRPINQKWSWDRVLRSPYIKQADVLQCFYFFEDHFSREELERNFDFYESFTVHESSLSPCVHSIQAAVLDKMDMAYTFYLRTSRLDLDDYNKEVEEGCHITSMAGTWMSIVEGFGGMRVKNDQLHFSPKIPKEWKGYSFKINFRNQILKVAVNHNETTFTVDGDQDLTIVFNGNPVIASKFVQIN from the coding sequence ATGAATCAAGATTATATAAAACCAGATAATTGGTCAATTATAGAAGAAGGATTTGATGCCGAAAGAGTAAAATCGTCTGAAAGTCTTTTTAGTATCGGTAACGGTGCTATGGGGCAGCGCGCCAATTTTGAAGAAACCTATTCAGCAGAAACTTTTCAAGGAAGTTACATCGCTGGAATCTATTATCCAGACAAAACAAAAGTGGGCTGGTGGAAAAACGGTTATCCGAAATATTTTGCCAAAGTATTAAATGCTCCAAACTGGATTGGAATTGACATTGAAATCAACGAAGAAAATCTAGATTTAAATACTTGTACGGAGGTTAGAAATTTCCGCAGAGAACTAAATATGAAAGAAGGATGGTACAATCGTTCTTTTGAAGCTGTTCTAAAAAACGGAACCGAAATTGCCGTAAATGTTCGTCGTTTTCTTTCATTAGATTTAGATGAAGCGGGAATTATCAAGTACGAAATCACGCCTTTAAACAAAGATGCAAAAATAGTTTACAAACCTTATGTAGACGCTGGTGTAACGAATGAAGATGCCAACTGGGAAGAAAAATTCTGGGAACCGCTTGAAGTTAAAAAAGGCACAAACGAAGCTTTTGTAACAGCGCAGACTTTTAAAACGCATTTTAAAGTAACAACTTTCATGCACAATACGATTTTGGCAAATGATGAAGACATTCACGTTTCACCTTCTACAATCGATTCAACTGCAGACAAAGTTCAATATACTTACGGAACCATTATTGCAAAAGGGCAAACCTCAGCAATTCAAAAAATTGGTGGTTATACAGTTTCTTTAAACCACGAAAACACTTTGGCTGCAGCCGAAAAAGTAATAAAATCTGCTGTTAATTCAGGATACGATGCTTTGCTTCAAAATCAAATCGAGGCTTGGGCAAAAATCTGGGAAATGTCAGATATTACCATTGATGGAGATGTAAAAGCACAACAGGGAATTCGTTTCAATATTTTCCAATTAAATCAAACGTATTTAGGAAAAGATTCTCGTTTGAATATCGGTCCAAAAGGTTTCACCGGAGAAAAATACGGTGGATCAACTTACTGGGACACTGAGGCTTATTGTATTCCGTTTTACATGGCTACAAAAGATCAGCAGGTTGCTCGAAACTTATTGACGTATCGTTACAACCAATTAGACAAAGCAATTGAAAACGCTAAAGATAATTTAGGTTTCAAAAACGGTGCTGCATTGTACCCAATGGTTACCATGAATGGTGAAGAATGCCACAACGAATGGGAAATCACTCACGAAGAAATCCATAGAAACGGTGCAATTGCTTTTGCGATTTACAACTATTACCGTTATACCGGAGATTACTCTTATATTCCTGAAAAAGGTTTAGAAGTTTTAATCGGGATTGCCCGTTTCTGGCACCAGAGAGCTTCTTTCTCAAAACAGAAAAATCAATATGTGATTTTGGGAGTTACCGGACCAAACGAGTACGAAAACAACATCAACAATAATTTCTACACCAATTATATTGCAAAATGGTGTATTGATTTTGCTGCAGAACAAATTGAAAAAGTGGGTTCAGAATATCCTGCAGATCACAAACGCATTTTAGAAAAAGTAAGCCTTTCGGCAGAAGAAATTCAGGAATGGAAAAAAGTGGCCGATGATATGTATTTCCCAACTTCAAAAGAACTTGGAATTTATTTACAGCAAGACGGTTTCTTAGACAAAGATTTAGTTCCGGTTAAAGATTTAGATCGCTCGCAGCGTCCTATTAACCAAAAATGGTCTTGGGATCGTGTTTTACGTTCGCCATATATCAAACAAGCAGACGTTTTACAATGTTTTTATTTCTTCGAAGATCATTTTTCAAGAGAAGAATTAGAAAGAAACTTCGATTTTTATGAATCATTTACGGTTCATGAAAGTTCACTTTCTCCTTGCGTACACTCCATTCAGGCTGCTGTTTTAGACAAAATGGATATGGCATACACTTTCTACTTAAGAACTTCTCGTTTGGATTTGGACGATTATAACAAAGAAGTTGAAGAAGGCTGCCACATCACTTCAATGGCCGGAACATGGATGAGTATTGTAGAAGGTTTTGGCGGAATGAGAGTAAAAAATGACCAATTGCATTTCTCTCCAAAAATCCCAAAAGAATGGAAAGGGTATTCTTTTAAAATTAATTTTAGAAATCAAATTTTAAAAGTAGCTGTAAATCATAACGAAACAACATTTACTGTAGATGGCGATCAAGATTTAACAATTGTATTTAATGGAAATCCTGTAATTGCAAGTAAATTTGTACAAATAAATTAA